From the Elusimicrobiota bacterium genome, one window contains:
- a CDS encoding deoxyhypusine synthase yields MAKKSDFLKTPIEHIDIKKHDTVKLVEAMSKMAFSARDLARASEIYDMMLADKDCAVVLCLAGSLFSAGLKRVVYDLVHNNMVDAIVSTGANIIDQDFFESLGYLHYKGNKWADDCQLRDVRVDRIYDTFICEDELGECDNTTARIADGLKPQPYSSREFIAEMGRYLVKNNKAQDSITLECFKKGVPIFCPAFSDCSAGMGLLYHQWHKPDAHVTIDSARDFRELVRLKLASKNTGLLMIGGGVPKNFAQDMTVGLEMVGFEPKMHKYAIQVTVADERDGALSGSTLREARSWGKVDITYEQMVWCEATIAVPIMAGYAYHKGNWKNRKAFNFNKVLNETKEPAAKR; encoded by the coding sequence GACTTTCTGAAGACGCCCATCGAACACATCGACATCAAGAAGCACGACACGGTCAAGCTCGTCGAGGCCATGTCGAAGATGGCCTTCTCCGCGCGCGACCTCGCGCGGGCGAGCGAGATCTACGACATGATGCTCGCCGACAAGGACTGCGCCGTCGTCCTCTGCCTCGCGGGCTCGCTGTTCTCCGCCGGCCTCAAGCGCGTCGTCTACGACCTCGTCCACAACAACATGGTCGACGCCATCGTCTCGACGGGCGCGAACATCATCGACCAGGACTTCTTCGAGTCGCTCGGCTACCTGCACTACAAGGGCAACAAGTGGGCCGACGACTGCCAGCTGCGCGACGTGCGCGTCGACCGCATCTACGACACGTTCATCTGCGAGGACGAGCTCGGAGAGTGCGACAACACCACGGCCCGCATCGCCGACGGCCTGAAGCCGCAGCCCTACTCCTCGCGCGAGTTCATCGCCGAGATGGGCCGCTACCTCGTCAAGAACAACAAGGCGCAGGACTCCATCACCCTCGAGTGCTTCAAGAAGGGCGTGCCGATCTTCTGCCCGGCCTTCTCCGACTGCTCGGCGGGCATGGGCCTGCTCTACCACCAGTGGCACAAGCCGGACGCCCACGTCACGATCGACTCGGCCCGCGACTTCCGCGAGCTGGTGCGCCTGAAGCTCGCCAGCAAGAACACCGGCCTGCTCATGATCGGCGGCGGCGTCCCGAAGAACTTCGCCCAGGACATGACGGTCGGCCTCGAGATGGTCGGCTTCGAGCCGAAGATGCACAAGTACGCGATCCAGGTCACCGTCGCCGACGAGCGCGACGGCGCCCTCTCGGGCTCGACGCTGCGAGAGGCGCGCTCGTGGGGCAAGGTGGACATCACCTACGAGCAGATGGTCTGGTGCGAAGCGACCATCGCGGTGCCCATCATGGCGGGCTACGCCTACCACAAGGGCAACTGGAAGAACCGCAAGGCCTTCAACTTCAACAAGGTCCTCAACGAGACGAAGGAGCCGGCCGCGAAGCGCTGA
- a CDS encoding agmatinase family protein, producing the protein MVFDPDAPADDEGGIFGLPFSEKEAALVLLPVPWEATTSYGAGASEGPAALLAASGQIDLFDPEVERPYEPGIHLRAESAKVRAWSRKAKAAAQKVIRAGGKVEGSRALQSALSAANALSAELDAWVHGECRALMDAGKIACVLGGDHSTPFGAFQAAGEVHGDFGLLHFDAHSDTRDAYEGFVGSHASIMRNALVRLPRVKTLVQVGIRDYCAQEDAFVRSQGERVRVFFDHELKRRRFAGEPFARTVSDIVTALPKKVWVSFDIDGLDPKLCPHTGTPVPGGLEFAEASYILAELARSGRTILGFDLVEVAPAPGGKDEWDANVGMRLLYKLIAWTFVSRGLRRAR; encoded by the coding sequence ATGGTTTTCGACCCCGATGCCCCGGCGGACGACGAAGGCGGGATCTTCGGCCTTCCGTTCAGCGAGAAAGAGGCCGCGCTCGTCCTTCTGCCCGTTCCGTGGGAGGCGACGACCTCCTACGGCGCCGGCGCCTCCGAGGGACCCGCCGCGCTGCTCGCGGCAAGCGGGCAGATCGACCTCTTCGACCCTGAGGTCGAACGGCCCTACGAGCCGGGCATCCACCTGCGCGCCGAGTCCGCGAAGGTACGGGCCTGGAGCCGGAAGGCGAAGGCCGCCGCGCAGAAGGTCATCCGCGCGGGGGGGAAGGTCGAGGGGAGCCGCGCGCTGCAGTCCGCGCTCTCTGCGGCCAACGCGCTGAGCGCGGAGCTCGACGCCTGGGTCCATGGGGAGTGCCGCGCGCTCATGGACGCCGGCAAGATCGCCTGCGTGCTGGGGGGGGACCACTCCACGCCCTTCGGCGCCTTCCAGGCCGCCGGCGAGGTGCACGGGGACTTCGGCCTCCTCCATTTCGACGCGCACTCCGACACGCGCGACGCCTACGAGGGCTTCGTCGGCTCCCACGCCTCCATCATGCGCAACGCGCTCGTCCGCCTGCCGCGCGTCAAGACGCTCGTGCAGGTCGGCATCCGCGACTACTGCGCGCAGGAAGACGCTTTCGTCCGCTCCCAGGGGGAGCGGGTCCGCGTCTTCTTCGACCACGAGCTCAAGCGCCGCCGCTTCGCCGGGGAGCCGTTCGCGAGGACCGTCTCCGACATCGTGACCGCCCTGCCGAAGAAGGTCTGGGTGAGCTTCGACATCGACGGGCTCGACCCCAAGCTCTGCCCGCACACGGGGACCCCCGTCCCCGGCGGCCTCGAGTTCGCGGAGGCCTCGTATATCCTCGCCGAGCTCGCCCGCTCCGGCCGGACCATCCTGGGCTTCGACCTCGTCGAGGTCGCTCCCGCCCCCGGCGGCAAGGATGAGTGGGACGCCAACGTGGGGATGCGGCTTCTTTACAAACTCATCGCCTGGACGTTCGTGAGCCGCGGCCTTCGTCGCGCCCGTTGA